Proteins encoded within one genomic window of Ottowia sp. SB7-C50:
- a CDS encoding DoxX family protein, whose amino-acid sequence MNAISNPLALIGRILLAWLFIPAGIGKLGAGFAGTVGYIASKGLPMPEVMAVAAILVEIGAGIALLVGFQTRWAALLLALFTLMAAVFFHNYWGVPADQVMMQKLMFNKNLGIAGGLLAIAALGGGALGLDGRRRG is encoded by the coding sequence ATGAACGCCATTTCCAATCCCCTCGCCCTGATCGGCCGCATCCTGCTGGCCTGGCTTTTCATTCCCGCCGGCATCGGCAAGCTGGGCGCCGGTTTTGCCGGCACCGTCGGCTACATCGCGTCCAAGGGGCTGCCCATGCCCGAAGTGATGGCGGTGGCCGCGATCCTGGTTGAAATCGGCGCGGGCATTGCGCTGCTAGTGGGCTTCCAGACCCGCTGGGCCGCGCTGCTGCTGGCCCTGTTCACGCTGATGGCGGCGGTGTTCTTCCACAACTACTGGGGCGTGCCGGCCGATCAGGTCATGATGCAGAAGCTGATGTTCAACAAGAACCTGGGCATCGCCGGCGGCCTGCTCGCCATCGCCGCGCTGGGCGGCGGCGCGTTGGGCCTGGACGGGCGCCGGCGCGGCTGA
- the dnaE gene encoding DNA polymerase III subunit alpha, which produces MFVHLRLHTEFSVVDGATRVDDMVAAAARGQQPALAITDLNNLFGAIKFYKAARGAGVKPILGAEVLLEGRDGDAEAPSRVLLLATGTPGYLNLSELLARAWTRGVVKAQAVVRWDWLAELSEGLILLSGAQAGPLGPALLQGNLQQASDMALRLAELFPHRFYLELQRAGRPDDEAHVAAAVQLAARLKLPVVATHPVQFATRDDYEAHEARVCIAEGEILGNPRRVRRFTPEQYFKSSAEMQALFADVPSALANAVEIARRCNLTLVLGKPQLPDFPVPAGHTIDTYFRQASLDGLEERLAHLFPDAAVRDARRPEYVERLEFEIATILKMGFPGYFLIVGDFINWAKNNGCPVGPGRGSGAGSLVAYALKITDLDPLEYKLLFERFLNPERVSMPDFDIDFCQANRDRVIDYVKDKYGKNAVSQIATFGTMAARAAIRDVGRVLDMSYMFCDGISKLIPNKPGQHITIDGAMKVEPQLAERYAKEDEVKTLIELAKKLEGMTRNVGMHAGGVLIAPGKLTDFCPLYQQPGSDSAVSQYDKDDVEAVGLVKFDFLGLATLTILEIAKELIVRRHPGQADFAFENIPLDDAKTYKLFQDGRTEAVFQFESRGMQGMLRDARPTRLEDLIALNALYRPGPMDLIPSFVARKHGREPVEYPHPLVADMLSETYGIMVYQEQVMQTAQILGGYSLGGADLLRRAMGKKKPEEMAEHRLIFREGAAKNGISEGKADEIFDLMEKFAGYGFNKSHAAAYSLLAYHTAWLKVHYTAEFFCANMTVEMDNTDKLKVLHQDALREGMTFEPPDVNRGGYRFEPVSDTLIRYGLGAIKGTGQQAIEAIVAAREGRGGGAAGDERGPFTSLFDFCRRIDRTRVNKRTVEALIRAGAFDALHMNRAALAAALDLAFDYAAANEANANQGGLFDLMDDGHGSSAQEPALPNVIPWGVKERLSLEKTAIGFYLSGHLFDEVEREVRQFVKRRIDDLVDSREPQLLAGIVGDFRVINGQRGRLALFKLDDKSASIDARAEEGLIQQHRNLLKDDEFIVVMAKAMPDRFSGGMQLNITQIWDLPTARCRFGKFLRVAVNGPSPDVRRLLTEYPPQVEHTEHGDLLRGLPVRLLVERRAEKGGVMAQLQLGDEARFFPSDAALASWMAQADEGRAAIVYE; this is translated from the coding sequence ATGTTCGTCCATCTCCGCCTGCATACCGAGTTCTCCGTCGTCGATGGCGCCACGCGTGTGGACGACATGGTGGCCGCGGCGGCGCGGGGCCAGCAGCCGGCGCTGGCCATCACCGACCTGAACAACCTGTTCGGGGCGATCAAGTTCTACAAGGCCGCGCGCGGCGCTGGCGTTAAGCCCATCCTCGGCGCCGAAGTGCTGCTGGAGGGGCGCGACGGCGACGCCGAGGCGCCCTCGCGCGTGCTGCTGCTGGCCACCGGCACGCCGGGCTACCTGAACCTGTCTGAATTGCTGGCGCGCGCCTGGACGCGCGGGGTGGTCAAGGCGCAGGCCGTGGTGCGGTGGGACTGGCTGGCCGAGCTGTCCGAAGGGCTGATTCTGCTGTCGGGCGCGCAGGCGGGCCCGCTGGGGCCGGCGCTGCTGCAGGGCAATCTGCAGCAGGCCAGCGACATGGCGCTGCGGCTGGCCGAGCTGTTTCCGCACCGCTTCTATCTGGAACTGCAACGCGCCGGCCGCCCCGACGACGAGGCGCACGTGGCCGCCGCCGTGCAACTGGCCGCGCGCCTGAAGCTGCCCGTCGTCGCCACGCACCCGGTGCAGTTCGCCACACGCGACGACTATGAGGCGCACGAGGCGCGCGTCTGCATCGCCGAAGGCGAGATTCTGGGCAACCCACGGCGCGTGCGTCGCTTCACGCCCGAGCAGTATTTCAAGTCCAGCGCCGAGATGCAGGCGCTGTTTGCCGACGTGCCCTCGGCGCTGGCCAACGCGGTGGAGATCGCGCGGCGCTGCAACCTGACGCTGGTGTTGGGCAAGCCGCAGCTGCCCGACTTTCCGGTGCCCGCGGGGCACACCATCGACACGTATTTCCGCCAGGCGTCGCTGGACGGGCTGGAAGAGCGCCTGGCGCACCTGTTTCCTGACGCGGCGGTGCGCGATGCACGCCGCCCGGAATACGTGGAGCGGCTGGAGTTCGAGATCGCCACCATCCTGAAGATGGGCTTTCCCGGCTACTTCCTGATCGTGGGCGACTTCATCAACTGGGCCAAGAACAACGGCTGCCCGGTCGGGCCGGGGCGCGGCTCGGGCGCCGGCTCGCTGGTGGCATATGCGCTGAAGATCACCGATCTCGATCCGCTGGAATACAAGCTGCTGTTCGAGCGCTTCCTGAACCCCGAGCGCGTGTCGATGCCCGACTTCGACATCGACTTCTGCCAGGCCAACCGCGACCGCGTCATCGACTACGTGAAGGACAAGTACGGCAAGAACGCCGTCAGCCAGATCGCCACCTTCGGCACCATGGCCGCGCGCGCCGCCATCCGCGATGTGGGGCGCGTGCTGGACATGAGCTACATGTTCTGCGACGGCATCAGCAAGCTCATCCCCAACAAGCCGGGCCAGCACATCACCATCGACGGCGCGATGAAGGTCGAGCCGCAACTGGCCGAGCGCTACGCCAAGGAAGACGAGGTCAAGACGCTGATCGAGCTGGCCAAGAAGCTCGAAGGCATGACGCGCAACGTGGGCATGCACGCCGGCGGCGTGCTGATCGCGCCCGGCAAGCTGACCGACTTCTGCCCGCTGTACCAGCAGCCCGGCAGCGACTCTGCCGTCAGCCAGTACGACAAGGACGACGTCGAGGCGGTGGGCCTGGTCAAGTTCGACTTTCTGGGCCTGGCCACGCTGACCATCCTGGAAATCGCCAAGGAGCTGATCGTGCGCCGCCACCCGGGGCAGGCGGACTTTGCCTTCGAGAACATTCCGCTCGACGACGCCAAGACCTACAAGCTGTTCCAGGACGGCCGCACCGAAGCCGTGTTCCAGTTTGAAAGCCGCGGCATGCAGGGCATGCTGCGCGACGCGCGCCCCACGCGGCTCGAAGACCTGATCGCCCTCAACGCGCTGTACCGCCCCGGCCCGATGGACCTGATTCCCAGCTTCGTCGCGCGCAAGCACGGGCGCGAGCCGGTCGAATACCCGCACCCGCTGGTGGCCGACATGCTGAGCGAGACCTACGGCATCATGGTCTATCAGGAACAGGTGATGCAGACCGCGCAGATCCTGGGCGGCTACAGCCTGGGGGGCGCCGACCTGCTGCGCCGCGCCATGGGCAAGAAAAAGCCCGAGGAGATGGCCGAGCACCGCCTGATCTTCCGCGAGGGTGCGGCCAAAAACGGCATCAGCGAAGGCAAGGCCGACGAAATCTTCGACCTGATGGAGAAGTTCGCCGGCTACGGCTTCAACAAGTCGCACGCCGCCGCCTATTCGCTGCTGGCCTATCACACGGCCTGGCTGAAGGTGCATTACACGGCCGAGTTCTTCTGCGCCAACATGACGGTGGAGATGGACAACACCGACAAGCTGAAGGTGCTGCACCAGGACGCGTTGCGTGAAGGCATGACGTTCGAGCCGCCCGACGTCAACCGCGGCGGCTACCGCTTCGAGCCCGTCAGCGACACGCTGATCCGCTACGGCCTTGGCGCCATCAAGGGCACGGGGCAGCAGGCCATCGAAGCCATCGTCGCTGCGCGCGAAGGCCGCGGCGGCGGTGCGGCGGGCGATGAGCGTGGCCCGTTCACCAGCCTGTTCGACTTCTGCCGCCGCATCGACCGCACGCGCGTGAACAAGCGCACGGTCGAAGCGCTGATTCGCGCTGGCGCGTTTGATGCGCTGCACATGAACCGCGCGGCGCTGGCCGCCGCGCTGGACCTGGCCTTCGACTACGCCGCGGCCAACGAAGCCAACGCCAACCAGGGCGGCCTGTTCGACCTGATGGACGACGGCCATGGCTCCAGCGCGCAGGAACCGGCGCTGCCCAACGTCATTCCGTGGGGCGTCAAGGAACGCCTGTCGCTTGAAAAGACGGCCATCGGCTTCTACCTGTCGGGTCACTTGTTTGACGAAGTCGAGCGCGAGGTGCGCCAGTTCGTCAAGCGGCGCATCGACGACCTGGTCGACAGCCGCGAGCCGCAACTGCTGGCGGGCATCGTGGGCGACTTCCGCGTCATCAACGGCCAGCGCGGCCGGCTGGCGCTGTTCAAGCTGGACGACAAGTCGGCCAGCATCGACGCCCGTGCCGAAGAAGGCCTGATCCAGCAGCACCGCAACCTGCTGAAGGACGACGAGTTCATCGTCGTCATGGCCAAGGCCATGCCCGATCGCTTTTCGGGCGGCATGCAGCTCAACATCACGCAGATCTGGGACTTGCCCACCGCACGCTGCCGCTTCGGCAAGTTCCTGCGCGTGGCGGTGAACGGTCCGTCGCCCGACGTGCGCCGACTGCTGACCGAATACCCGCCGCAGGTCGAACACACCGAGCACGGCGACCTGCTGCGCGGCCTGCCGGTGCGCCTGCTGGTGGAGCGCCGGGCAGAAAAGGGCGGCGTGATGGCCCAGTTGCAACTGGGCGACGAAGCCCGGTTCTTCCCCAGCGATGCGGCCCTGGCCAGCTGGATGGCGCAGGCCGATGAAGGGCGCGCGGCCATCGTCTATGAGTGA
- a CDS encoding pirin family protein produces the protein MITLRPSGERGFADHGWLQSHHSFSFADYHDPAHMGWGNLRVINEDRIAPGTGFGAHSHRDMEIISYVLSGNLAHRDSMGNVTGIPPGDVQRMSAGTGVTHSEFNHAVGQTTHFLQIWILPDQQGVAPGYEQKTIPTADKRGRLRLLAARSPDAGAVRIHADAALYAGLFDGDESATLAIDPARKAYVHLVRGSLDVNGLRLAGGDAALIEHESAIRLSQGQDAEVLVFDLAP, from the coding sequence ATGATCACTTTGCGCCCTTCCGGCGAACGCGGCTTTGCCGACCACGGCTGGCTGCAGTCGCATCACAGCTTTTCGTTTGCCGACTACCACGACCCCGCGCACATGGGCTGGGGCAACCTGCGCGTCATCAACGAAGACCGCATCGCGCCCGGCACCGGCTTTGGCGCGCACAGCCACCGCGACATGGAAATCATCAGCTACGTGCTGAGCGGCAACCTGGCCCACCGCGACAGCATGGGCAACGTCACGGGCATTCCGCCGGGCGACGTGCAGCGCATGAGCGCAGGCACCGGCGTCACGCACAGCGAGTTCAACCACGCCGTGGGGCAGACCACGCACTTTTTGCAGATCTGGATCCTGCCCGACCAGCAGGGCGTGGCCCCCGGCTACGAGCAGAAGACCATCCCCACCGCCGACAAGCGGGGCCGCCTGCGCTTGCTGGCCGCTCGCTCGCCCGACGCCGGTGCCGTGCGCATCCACGCCGATGCGGCCCTGTATGCGGGCCTGTTCGACGGCGACGAGTCGGCCACGCTGGCCATCGACCCGGCGCGCAAGGCCTACGTGCATCTGGTGCGCGGCTCGCTCGACGTCAACGGACTGCGCCTGGCCGGCGGCGATGCGGCGCTGATCGAGCACGAAAGCGCCATCCGCCTCAGCCAGGGCCAGGACGCCGAAGTGCTGGTGTTCGATCTGGCGCCGTAA